Genomic DNA from Cucurbita pepo subsp. pepo cultivar mu-cu-16 chromosome LG13, ASM280686v2, whole genome shotgun sequence:
TGAAATGCATCCCATGAATTTATAACGAAATTCCAAAAAGCTTTTACATGCATCCCATGTATTCTTTTGAGGAATGACTGTCACCGCATGTTAATCTTTACATGGAACGTCTTACCAAAAAAAAGTCTTTATATAAGGACCCTCAACTATTTAAACATACGTGAATGATAATAGTAATCACATATAAAAGCAACATATACAAAAAATATGTGCAAAAGAGGTAACATAGAGCATCACAACCTCAGCAAACTAGTACAGCTGTACTTACATCTCTTCCAGACAAGATTGCTTTCAGCTTAGGTGAAGATACAGCCACCTGGCAAGCTACAAGTTTCAACGCAGCGTCCGAAGATATCTTTGGCTTCGTAGGTCTTACACCCAGCTTTCTTCTGCAGCCAACAGCACCACAATGACAATCTTGATCGGCACCAAACTGAACAAACCTGCTAAGTTTATTAGCCAGGGACAAGCAGTACAGGAAATAAAACAGTAGATAATAGAATAGATGCCACAATATTTCCATTATAGTAATCATATAAAACAAACATGTGACTAAAAGattcatcattttcataaaaGAATGCACGAAAAGTACTTTACATATAGCATAGGTCAAGAGTTTAGCAAGCAACCATACTGATAATCATAAGTTAGATGCTCGCCCTTCTGTATGTCTTGAGTCGCAAATATGCCAATTCTCGTCTCTCCGTCTATAATCCTTTAAAAGAACAATTCATATACAGCAATTACTCCAAAATAATCTCATATCAAGCAATAAAACACAGACACTATTTACACATGCGAACCTGCTCAAACGTGAAAAAAGAGtgtttatttcaatatttgcaAGTTTTTCAACATGCTGGTAACAAGTTAAGGACATGTTTAGGACATATTTGtacaaatataacaaaaacaaattatagaCCCTCCACTCAATTAAAAATTCCACTATCCAATGGAAAATGAAGATAATAGAAAAGCCCACCTGAAAGATAAACAGATTAGCTCTCTCATTAGTCATTAAGAATTATATTCCCCTTCGatgttaaaatttagaaacagaTTTATTCTTCAGTATTCAATAATGTAtgtaaaaaacataaaaacaaaaaacctaATGTGTCCCACCCAACATGTCATGTCCCCTATTTTACAAGTTGGCACGTTCTTACCTACATGCCATGTTGCATCAATATCAAATGTCCATGACGTGCCATATGTTTGCCACGTATCCATGctctttaaatttcaaaaatataacaCGATATAAATTGGAAAGTTGAAGGATCGGGGCAATACCATTTTTGCATCTCTGTATTGGGACAACAACTATGATTTATATATCTCGACTTATTTCCCTTGTATGTGGCATCAATTACCATATCTCGATTGATCTCGCATAGATAGAAGTTTGTCTCTCCACGATGCTTCATGTTCCATAGCCTTTCTTCACATGTTTTGTCATCAATTACTGCATGATTAATAAGTGCACCCATTATGTCTTAAAAGTAGTGCATCACATTACATTATgcaaaaaatcataaaattcaaaaattaaataaagagaaacATTACCTTCGCCTACATATTCTATTACAAACTCTCCATGTTTGATATCTTCATCAGCTACAATCCCAGAACCGCATTTCTCAGTCTACAAGGTATAGCTTAATTTAACTGGCCATTTCAACTCAACATAAATCATGAAATAATTACCTGTGCATTTATCTTATGAAATAATTCCCTGCGCATTTATCTTATGAAATAATTCCCAGCAAGGTTAAAACAagaccagaaaaaaaaaatgcatgttTTCACACCTTACTAATTACATTCTCATGTAGAGAACAATTACTGAATACcgatggtaaaaaaaaaacttagataCTCATCTAGTTGAAGTCACCTATTGCGTTTAGTTGAGATGCCTATCGGTTCTAATAACTGGAATCCAACAGGTCGAAATATGCTACTCTAGATATATCCAGCCATAAAACCACGATCAACAAGTAAAATCTTCTCTCCCTGACTTCATAAATTTGCTTTTCTTTGGGACTGCCTAATAGGCATTGTTCGGTTTATGCTGTTAATAAATCTAGGTGTTTATAGCTTGGAGTTGGGTAGCTTGGTTTTGTCTAACCAAATTAACTTGTTAAATGGTACAGACAAATGACTTGCTGATGCCTTTTTATGTATATGAAACGTGACTTGTATTGTAGACAAAGCAATACAAAACGACGATGAGATATCCAcactaaggagagattttcaatTGGCAAAACAAGTGCTATAagttaagattaaaaaatgctTTGGGCATCAAACAGCAACTTAGATAGTTGATTCGAAACCAAACACCCCATTtacaaataaaactaaatacagcctacaaaaaaaaaaaaaaaaacttcttttttcaagagaaaagaaaaaagatgctACGAGAAATTCATACTGTAGTTTATCAAATTCCCTGTAATAGTACCTCAACCagtttcatcttcttcacagGCCGGTGCTGAAATGGTTTGTTGAGACATGAAATCCCACACTTGCAGCCTGAAGAACAGCTAGACAACAGCATTCTACAGATACAGGACAAACAAATGTAGGAACAGGGTTCAAGCCCTTACATAGAAATCAACAAGCTTGGCCACAAAGAATAT
This window encodes:
- the LOC111808938 gene encoding histone-lysine N-methyltransferase ASHH3 (The sequence of the model RefSeq protein was modified relative to this genomic sequence to represent the inferred CDS: added 148 bases not found in genome assembly), translating into MPAIKKNSECSRIGNVFHKLMRQIGNPVDFELPDWFSKWKPLPYTFIRRNVYLTKKFKRRIEDDGIFCSCSPTSGSPGVCDRDCHCGMLLSSCSSGCKCGISCLNKPFQHRPVKKMKLVETEKCGSGIVADEDIKHGEFVIEYVGEVIDDKTCEERLWNMKHRGETNFYLCEINRDMVIDATYKGNKSRYINHSCCPNTEMQKWIIDGETRIGIFATQDIQKGEHLTYDYQFVQFGADQDCHCGAVGCRRKLGVRPTKPKISSDAALKLVACQVAVSSPKLKAILSGRDVIKNGTLHVGSSKQARNQQVVHAYNCIGEVIWIARPISGRSFGIIKRFDRYSRKHSIMFEDGNVEFLDMSKEDWEFARL